A segment of the Nitrospira sp. genome:
GTTTGCGAAAAAAGATAAGACGATGCTCGAGCAGACCAGCGACGACATCACGAAGGCGCTGGAACGGGATAACCTCTTTGATCTGAATATGCTGTTGAGCCGGCCATTGGTCGTGCAGGAGCCACAGCCGGTCGTGGCCGTCCAGGATGCCTTCAACCAGCCGACATCCCATGCGACCCCGGAGATTCAAGGCAAAATCGTCGCCCTGCTCAATGAACTGGACCAGACCCTGGCATTTGATCGCGCCTGGATCGGCGCCTATGACCCACTCGCCGGCAACGTCGAGGTGCTCGGTATCGCCGGGGAACAAAAGACCGACCCCAAAGATCAGAAAAAGGATCTGAAAGCCGGCCAGCGCCTGACGCTCGATGCCTCAGCCGCCGGCTGGGTGGTGCGTCACCGGAAGCCACGGGTCGATCATGACCTCGCCTCCACGCAAGGCCGCTTTCTCGATCACAAGCATTTGTATAAGGACCGCTTCCAGTCGTCGTTGGTCCTGCCATTTTTCCTGCGCGGGCAAGTCGGCGGCACGATCACGCTGGCCTCAAAGGAAGCAGACCGCTATGCGGTGACCGACGCCCGCTTGCTCGAGCCGATCAACCTCAAATTAGTGGATCTGCTCCAAGCTGCGCCGCCGGCGGCGACAGGCGCCGTCAAAACCGAAGGTGCGCCCGATGCCGAGCCCGGCTCCCCCGCACTGATTTCGGCTGAACCGGTCATCAGAAAGCAGGAGCGTCAGGCCGCGATCGGAGAGTTCAGCGCCTTCCTCGCTACAGAAATCCGCGAGCCATTGGGGTCCATTCGCGCGCAATTGGAGGAAGTGACGGCAGAGGGCATTCTTGATTTCGACCCCCAGACCCGTGTCGAGAACGCCATGCGCGACCTGATTCGCATCGAGGCGATCCTCAATGAGATCCTCGACTTCGCCAAGCCACTGGACCTCAACCGCCGTCTCTGCCGCGTCCCCGAAATGGTCGAAAACGCCCTGACCGTGGTGGCCACGGAACTGGAAGCCACCCGCATTCAAGTCGTCAAGGAGTATCCCGGTGTATTGGCGCCGGTGCGGGCCGATGAAGCCAAGATGCAGCAAGTCTTCTTGAGCATTTTCAAGAATGCCATCGAAGCGATGACGCCCGGCGGCATCCTGACCATCAGCATGAGCAACCAGCGGTCTGGAAAACATCTGGAAGTCCAGATCCTCATCAAGAACAACGGGGCACCGATCCCGCCGGAACATGTGGACAAGGTGTTTGAGCCGTTCTTCACGACGAAACGTTCCGGCACCGGTCTTGGCTTGGCAACCGTGAAAAAGATTGTGGAAGAACATCAGGGCAGCATTGGCATTGCCGGCACCCCCGGCGAGGGCACAACCGTGACCATTCGCCTACCCGGCGTCAGCCGTGGGCCTGCGCACCGCTATCGTGGCCGCGGACGCCGCCCACCGCGTCGTCCCACCGCCGCATCCTAATTCCTCCTGCGTCTTCCGTCGAACAAGCGGTTGGCAATGGCAATCGACCTTATTTTGCCGCGTCACCCCTCTGTTTCACCAAGCTGAACGTTCTAGACTTCACGCATTGCAAGGCAACCGCCATTCTTGATCTCAAAGGCCGGGCAAGGTGAGCCTCCTCCTGCGCGCGTCCAACGAGGGCCTTCCAAGGCCGCGTCCCGCTTACCCAATTGCCCCGCACACCTGCGGGTGGTCGTCGAAGCCGTCCATCTGCGCGCATGGGCCGAGCACATTCCTATTGTGCGCGGTCTGCGAGCAACTGGGTGGCCTCAGGACCACCCGCTCCCCTCCCCCTTTATTCTTGACACAGCTTCTTCGGG
Coding sequences within it:
- a CDS encoding GAF domain-containing protein produces the protein MSPSAESAKTAAETHLQRTLTSVLNGLPADAALVAIFHQEQGPLTTQVHRGFTPRDVQSIVRTLSSQKVLTAIPAGNDPDASRTLRLRLVTPGAKSLLGVPLRQRNRTYGFLVIGRKDNAVFAKKDKTMLEQTSDDITKALERDNLFDLNMLLSRPLVVQEPQPVVAVQDAFNQPTSHATPEIQGKIVALLNELDQTLAFDRAWIGAYDPLAGNVEVLGIAGEQKTDPKDQKKDLKAGQRLTLDASAAGWVVRHRKPRVDHDLASTQGRFLDHKHLYKDRFQSSLVLPFFLRGQVGGTITLASKEADRYAVTDARLLEPINLKLVDLLQAAPPAATGAVKTEGAPDAEPGSPALISAEPVIRKQERQAAIGEFSAFLATEIREPLGSIRAQLEEVTAEGILDFDPQTRVENAMRDLIRIEAILNEILDFAKPLDLNRRLCRVPEMVENALTVVATELEATRIQVVKEYPGVLAPVRADEAKMQQVFLSIFKNAIEAMTPGGILTISMSNQRSGKHLEVQILIKNNGAPIPPEHVDKVFEPFFTTKRSGTGLGLATVKKIVEEHQGSIGIAGTPGEGTTVTIRLPGVSRGPAHRYRGRGRRPPRRPTAAS